In Mercurialis annua linkage group LG5, ddMerAnnu1.2, whole genome shotgun sequence, a single genomic region encodes these proteins:
- the LOC130014550 gene encoding probable galacturonosyltransferase 3 isoform X2, with protein sequence MLHLLTLAATEESLLNPRIQRQLRVNQRLHDCDGDDEKNQVLPSEVRVGAGHTLEDKDIDIIATYSDTSGSIQIRRVKMKDLSASWVLENPMTNNNGTQKASQIAEDLFASDNKITDDVEDSRIHHFPKLAISPVKLQRRELRKRRKDLRTALLLQQDKEADNHARASAIRSSESLDTTVKEKYSIWRRDFENPNSDSMLKLTRDQIIMAKAYANIAKSNNETSLYDSLMKHSRESLHAIGEATSDAELHPSALAQAKAMGHVLSIAKDRLYECTTMSRKLRAMLQLTEENVNALKKKSAFLIQLAAKTVPKPLHCLPLQLASEYFMQGHQNKDYTNKEKLSDASLYHYAIFSDNVLATSVVVNSTVLHALNPEKHVFHIVTDKLNFAAMKMWFIMTPPAKATVEVQNIDDFKWLNSSYCSVIRQLESARIKEYYFKANHPSSLSAGSDNLKYRNPKYLSMLNHLRFYLPEIYPKLDKILFLDDDIVVQKDLTPLWSIDLRGMVNGAVETCKESFHRFDKYLNFSNPKIYENFNSDACGWAFGMNVFDLKEWKRRNITGIYHHWQDLNEDRTLWKLGTLPPGLITFYKLTFPLDRSWHVLGLGYDPALNQTAIENAAVVHYNGNYKPWLNLAIAKYKSYWSKYVPFDNPYLQLCNISE encoded by the exons ATGCTTCATTTGCTAACACTTGCTGCAACAGAAGAGTCATTGCTTAATCCACGCAT TCAAAGACAGCTACGAGTAAACCAACGTTTGCATGATTGCGACGGTGATGATGAAAAG AATCAGGTCCTTCCTTCTGAAGTCAGAGTTGGAGCTGGACATACTTTGGAAGATAAG GATATTGACATTATTGCAACATACAGTGACACTTCCGGTAGCATTCAGATAAGGAGGGTGAAAATGAAGGACCTGTCTGCTTCATGGGTCCTGGAAAACCCTATGACTAATAACAATGGTACGCAAAAGGCATCCCAG ATTGCGGAAGACTTGTTTGCATCTGATAATAAAATTACTGATGATGTCGAGGATTCTAGGATCCACCATTTTCCTAAGTTAGCAATAAGTCCAGTGAAGCTGCAGCGGAGG GAACTACGAAAAAGGAGAAAGGACCTCCGAACTGCTTTGCTACTACAACAAGATAAGGAAGCAGACAACCATGCACGAGCATCTGCAATAAGAAGCTCTGAAAGCCTGGATACCACTGTCAAGGAAAAGTACAGTATATGGAGGAGAGATTTTGAGAATCCAAATTCTGATTCCATGCTGAAACTGACACGGGACCAGATTATAATGGCTAAAGCATATGCGAATATAGCCAAATCCAATAACGAGACCAGTCTTTATGACTCACTCATGAAACATTCTAGAGAAAGTCTACATGCAATTGGAGAAGCTACATCAGATGCCGAGCTTCACCCAAG TGCACTTGCTCAAGCAAAAGCAATGGGTCATGTGCTCTCTATAGCAAAGGATCGATTATATGAATGTACTACTATGTCAAGGAAGCTGCGAGCCATGCTTCAGTTGACTGAAGAGAATGTTAATGCTCTGAAGAAGAAGAGTGCCTTCTTGATTCAGCTAGCTGCCAAAACAGTTCCAAAACCATTGCATTGCCTTCCATTGCAACTTGCAAGTGAGTATTTCATGCAAGGTCATCAAAATAAAGATTATACAAACAAAGAGAAGCTATCTGATGCTTCTCTTTACCACTATGCCATCTTTTCTGATAATGTACTAGCTACATCTGTGGTTGTCAATTCCACCGTGCTTCATGCATTAAATCCCGAGAAGCATGTTTTCCACATAGTCACTGATAAATTGAACTTTGCTGCAATGAAAATGTGGTTTATTATGACACCTCCGGCAAAAGCAACAGTTGAAGTTCAGAATATTGATGATTTTAAGTGGTTGAATTCATCTTACTGTTCCGTTATACGTCAGCTTGAATCTGCCAGGATTAAGGAATACTACTTCAAAGCAAATCATCCTTCATCTCTTTCTGCTGGGTCTGATAATCTAAAATACAGGAACCCAAAATATTTGTCTATGCTCAATCATCTCAGGTTCTACCTCCCTGAAATTTATCCAAAGTTAGACAAGATCCTCTTTCTGGATGATGATATAGTAGTTCAGAAGGATTTGACACCACTTTGGTCTATTGATCTGCGAGGAATGGTTAACGGTGCAGTGGAGACTTGTAAGGAGAGCTTTCATAGGTTTGATAAGTATCTTAATTTCTCTAATCCGAAGATCTATGAGAATTTTAATTCGGACGCTTGTGGTTGGGCATTCGGCATGAATGTTTTTGACTTGAAGGAGTGGAAAAGGCGAAATATCACTGGCATTTATCATCATTGGCAAGATCTG AATGAGGACAGAACACTCTGGAAGTTGGGGACATTACCGCCAGGATTGATCACTTTCTATAAGCTAACGTTTCCATTGGATCGGAGCTGGCATGTCTTGGGACTTGGTTATGATCCTGCTCTCAACCAAACCGCGATTGagaatgctgcagtagttcatTACAATGGAAACTACAAGCCATGGTTGAATTTAGCTATTGCTAAATACAAGTCTTACTGGTCTAAATATGTACCGTTTGATAACCCTTATCTCCAACTTTGTAACATAAGTGAATAA
- the LOC130014550 gene encoding probable galacturonosyltransferase 3 isoform X1, translating to MEVSNMLFRSLLLIALVMLHLLTLAATEESLLNPRIQRQLRVNQRLHDCDGDDEKNQVLPSEVRVGAGHTLEDKDIDIIATYSDTSGSIQIRRVKMKDLSASWVLENPMTNNNGTQKASQIAEDLFASDNKITDDVEDSRIHHFPKLAISPVKLQRRELRKRRKDLRTALLLQQDKEADNHARASAIRSSESLDTTVKEKYSIWRRDFENPNSDSMLKLTRDQIIMAKAYANIAKSNNETSLYDSLMKHSRESLHAIGEATSDAELHPSALAQAKAMGHVLSIAKDRLYECTTMSRKLRAMLQLTEENVNALKKKSAFLIQLAAKTVPKPLHCLPLQLASEYFMQGHQNKDYTNKEKLSDASLYHYAIFSDNVLATSVVVNSTVLHALNPEKHVFHIVTDKLNFAAMKMWFIMTPPAKATVEVQNIDDFKWLNSSYCSVIRQLESARIKEYYFKANHPSSLSAGSDNLKYRNPKYLSMLNHLRFYLPEIYPKLDKILFLDDDIVVQKDLTPLWSIDLRGMVNGAVETCKESFHRFDKYLNFSNPKIYENFNSDACGWAFGMNVFDLKEWKRRNITGIYHHWQDLNEDRTLWKLGTLPPGLITFYKLTFPLDRSWHVLGLGYDPALNQTAIENAAVVHYNGNYKPWLNLAIAKYKSYWSKYVPFDNPYLQLCNISE from the exons ATGGAAGTTAGTAATATGCTATTCCGTTCTCTTCTACTAATCGCACTG GTTATGCTTCATTTGCTAACACTTGCTGCAACAGAAGAGTCATTGCTTAATCCACGCAT TCAAAGACAGCTACGAGTAAACCAACGTTTGCATGATTGCGACGGTGATGATGAAAAG AATCAGGTCCTTCCTTCTGAAGTCAGAGTTGGAGCTGGACATACTTTGGAAGATAAG GATATTGACATTATTGCAACATACAGTGACACTTCCGGTAGCATTCAGATAAGGAGGGTGAAAATGAAGGACCTGTCTGCTTCATGGGTCCTGGAAAACCCTATGACTAATAACAATGGTACGCAAAAGGCATCCCAG ATTGCGGAAGACTTGTTTGCATCTGATAATAAAATTACTGATGATGTCGAGGATTCTAGGATCCACCATTTTCCTAAGTTAGCAATAAGTCCAGTGAAGCTGCAGCGGAGG GAACTACGAAAAAGGAGAAAGGACCTCCGAACTGCTTTGCTACTACAACAAGATAAGGAAGCAGACAACCATGCACGAGCATCTGCAATAAGAAGCTCTGAAAGCCTGGATACCACTGTCAAGGAAAAGTACAGTATATGGAGGAGAGATTTTGAGAATCCAAATTCTGATTCCATGCTGAAACTGACACGGGACCAGATTATAATGGCTAAAGCATATGCGAATATAGCCAAATCCAATAACGAGACCAGTCTTTATGACTCACTCATGAAACATTCTAGAGAAAGTCTACATGCAATTGGAGAAGCTACATCAGATGCCGAGCTTCACCCAAG TGCACTTGCTCAAGCAAAAGCAATGGGTCATGTGCTCTCTATAGCAAAGGATCGATTATATGAATGTACTACTATGTCAAGGAAGCTGCGAGCCATGCTTCAGTTGACTGAAGAGAATGTTAATGCTCTGAAGAAGAAGAGTGCCTTCTTGATTCAGCTAGCTGCCAAAACAGTTCCAAAACCATTGCATTGCCTTCCATTGCAACTTGCAAGTGAGTATTTCATGCAAGGTCATCAAAATAAAGATTATACAAACAAAGAGAAGCTATCTGATGCTTCTCTTTACCACTATGCCATCTTTTCTGATAATGTACTAGCTACATCTGTGGTTGTCAATTCCACCGTGCTTCATGCATTAAATCCCGAGAAGCATGTTTTCCACATAGTCACTGATAAATTGAACTTTGCTGCAATGAAAATGTGGTTTATTATGACACCTCCGGCAAAAGCAACAGTTGAAGTTCAGAATATTGATGATTTTAAGTGGTTGAATTCATCTTACTGTTCCGTTATACGTCAGCTTGAATCTGCCAGGATTAAGGAATACTACTTCAAAGCAAATCATCCTTCATCTCTTTCTGCTGGGTCTGATAATCTAAAATACAGGAACCCAAAATATTTGTCTATGCTCAATCATCTCAGGTTCTACCTCCCTGAAATTTATCCAAAGTTAGACAAGATCCTCTTTCTGGATGATGATATAGTAGTTCAGAAGGATTTGACACCACTTTGGTCTATTGATCTGCGAGGAATGGTTAACGGTGCAGTGGAGACTTGTAAGGAGAGCTTTCATAGGTTTGATAAGTATCTTAATTTCTCTAATCCGAAGATCTATGAGAATTTTAATTCGGACGCTTGTGGTTGGGCATTCGGCATGAATGTTTTTGACTTGAAGGAGTGGAAAAGGCGAAATATCACTGGCATTTATCATCATTGGCAAGATCTG AATGAGGACAGAACACTCTGGAAGTTGGGGACATTACCGCCAGGATTGATCACTTTCTATAAGCTAACGTTTCCATTGGATCGGAGCTGGCATGTCTTGGGACTTGGTTATGATCCTGCTCTCAACCAAACCGCGATTGagaatgctgcagtagttcatTACAATGGAAACTACAAGCCATGGTTGAATTTAGCTATTGCTAAATACAAGTCTTACTGGTCTAAATATGTACCGTTTGATAACCCTTATCTCCAACTTTGTAACATAAGTGAATAA
- the LOC130014550 gene encoding probable galacturonosyltransferase 3 isoform X3 — protein MIATVMMKRIRSFLLKSELELDILWKISDTSGSIQIRRVKMKDLSASWVLENPMTNNNGTQKASQIAEDLFASDNKITDDVEDSRIHHFPKLAISPVKLQRRELRKRRKDLRTALLLQQDKEADNHARASAIRSSESLDTTVKEKYSIWRRDFENPNSDSMLKLTRDQIIMAKAYANIAKSNNETSLYDSLMKHSRESLHAIGEATSDAELHPSALAQAKAMGHVLSIAKDRLYECTTMSRKLRAMLQLTEENVNALKKKSAFLIQLAAKTVPKPLHCLPLQLASEYFMQGHQNKDYTNKEKLSDASLYHYAIFSDNVLATSVVVNSTVLHALNPEKHVFHIVTDKLNFAAMKMWFIMTPPAKATVEVQNIDDFKWLNSSYCSVIRQLESARIKEYYFKANHPSSLSAGSDNLKYRNPKYLSMLNHLRFYLPEIYPKLDKILFLDDDIVVQKDLTPLWSIDLRGMVNGAVETCKESFHRFDKYLNFSNPKIYENFNSDACGWAFGMNVFDLKEWKRRNITGIYHHWQDLNEDRTLWKLGTLPPGLITFYKLTFPLDRSWHVLGLGYDPALNQTAIENAAVVHYNGNYKPWLNLAIAKYKSYWSKYVPFDNPYLQLCNISE, from the exons ATGATTGCGACGGTGATGATGAAAAG AATCAGGTCCTTCCTTCTGAAGTCAGAGTTGGAGCTGGACATACTTTGGAAGATAAG TGACACTTCCGGTAGCATTCAGATAAGGAGGGTGAAAATGAAGGACCTGTCTGCTTCATGGGTCCTGGAAAACCCTATGACTAATAACAATGGTACGCAAAAGGCATCCCAG ATTGCGGAAGACTTGTTTGCATCTGATAATAAAATTACTGATGATGTCGAGGATTCTAGGATCCACCATTTTCCTAAGTTAGCAATAAGTCCAGTGAAGCTGCAGCGGAGG GAACTACGAAAAAGGAGAAAGGACCTCCGAACTGCTTTGCTACTACAACAAGATAAGGAAGCAGACAACCATGCACGAGCATCTGCAATAAGAAGCTCTGAAAGCCTGGATACCACTGTCAAGGAAAAGTACAGTATATGGAGGAGAGATTTTGAGAATCCAAATTCTGATTCCATGCTGAAACTGACACGGGACCAGATTATAATGGCTAAAGCATATGCGAATATAGCCAAATCCAATAACGAGACCAGTCTTTATGACTCACTCATGAAACATTCTAGAGAAAGTCTACATGCAATTGGAGAAGCTACATCAGATGCCGAGCTTCACCCAAG TGCACTTGCTCAAGCAAAAGCAATGGGTCATGTGCTCTCTATAGCAAAGGATCGATTATATGAATGTACTACTATGTCAAGGAAGCTGCGAGCCATGCTTCAGTTGACTGAAGAGAATGTTAATGCTCTGAAGAAGAAGAGTGCCTTCTTGATTCAGCTAGCTGCCAAAACAGTTCCAAAACCATTGCATTGCCTTCCATTGCAACTTGCAAGTGAGTATTTCATGCAAGGTCATCAAAATAAAGATTATACAAACAAAGAGAAGCTATCTGATGCTTCTCTTTACCACTATGCCATCTTTTCTGATAATGTACTAGCTACATCTGTGGTTGTCAATTCCACCGTGCTTCATGCATTAAATCCCGAGAAGCATGTTTTCCACATAGTCACTGATAAATTGAACTTTGCTGCAATGAAAATGTGGTTTATTATGACACCTCCGGCAAAAGCAACAGTTGAAGTTCAGAATATTGATGATTTTAAGTGGTTGAATTCATCTTACTGTTCCGTTATACGTCAGCTTGAATCTGCCAGGATTAAGGAATACTACTTCAAAGCAAATCATCCTTCATCTCTTTCTGCTGGGTCTGATAATCTAAAATACAGGAACCCAAAATATTTGTCTATGCTCAATCATCTCAGGTTCTACCTCCCTGAAATTTATCCAAAGTTAGACAAGATCCTCTTTCTGGATGATGATATAGTAGTTCAGAAGGATTTGACACCACTTTGGTCTATTGATCTGCGAGGAATGGTTAACGGTGCAGTGGAGACTTGTAAGGAGAGCTTTCATAGGTTTGATAAGTATCTTAATTTCTCTAATCCGAAGATCTATGAGAATTTTAATTCGGACGCTTGTGGTTGGGCATTCGGCATGAATGTTTTTGACTTGAAGGAGTGGAAAAGGCGAAATATCACTGGCATTTATCATCATTGGCAAGATCTG AATGAGGACAGAACACTCTGGAAGTTGGGGACATTACCGCCAGGATTGATCACTTTCTATAAGCTAACGTTTCCATTGGATCGGAGCTGGCATGTCTTGGGACTTGGTTATGATCCTGCTCTCAACCAAACCGCGATTGagaatgctgcagtagttcatTACAATGGAAACTACAAGCCATGGTTGAATTTAGCTATTGCTAAATACAAGTCTTACTGGTCTAAATATGTACCGTTTGATAACCCTTATCTCCAACTTTGTAACATAAGTGAATAA
- the LOC130014550 gene encoding probable galacturonosyltransferase 3 isoform X4, which produces MIAEDLFASDNKITDDVEDSRIHHFPKLAISPVKLQRRELRKRRKDLRTALLLQQDKEADNHARASAIRSSESLDTTVKEKYSIWRRDFENPNSDSMLKLTRDQIIMAKAYANIAKSNNETSLYDSLMKHSRESLHAIGEATSDAELHPSALAQAKAMGHVLSIAKDRLYECTTMSRKLRAMLQLTEENVNALKKKSAFLIQLAAKTVPKPLHCLPLQLASEYFMQGHQNKDYTNKEKLSDASLYHYAIFSDNVLATSVVVNSTVLHALNPEKHVFHIVTDKLNFAAMKMWFIMTPPAKATVEVQNIDDFKWLNSSYCSVIRQLESARIKEYYFKANHPSSLSAGSDNLKYRNPKYLSMLNHLRFYLPEIYPKLDKILFLDDDIVVQKDLTPLWSIDLRGMVNGAVETCKESFHRFDKYLNFSNPKIYENFNSDACGWAFGMNVFDLKEWKRRNITGIYHHWQDLNEDRTLWKLGTLPPGLITFYKLTFPLDRSWHVLGLGYDPALNQTAIENAAVVHYNGNYKPWLNLAIAKYKSYWSKYVPFDNPYLQLCNISE; this is translated from the exons ATG ATTGCGGAAGACTTGTTTGCATCTGATAATAAAATTACTGATGATGTCGAGGATTCTAGGATCCACCATTTTCCTAAGTTAGCAATAAGTCCAGTGAAGCTGCAGCGGAGG GAACTACGAAAAAGGAGAAAGGACCTCCGAACTGCTTTGCTACTACAACAAGATAAGGAAGCAGACAACCATGCACGAGCATCTGCAATAAGAAGCTCTGAAAGCCTGGATACCACTGTCAAGGAAAAGTACAGTATATGGAGGAGAGATTTTGAGAATCCAAATTCTGATTCCATGCTGAAACTGACACGGGACCAGATTATAATGGCTAAAGCATATGCGAATATAGCCAAATCCAATAACGAGACCAGTCTTTATGACTCACTCATGAAACATTCTAGAGAAAGTCTACATGCAATTGGAGAAGCTACATCAGATGCCGAGCTTCACCCAAG TGCACTTGCTCAAGCAAAAGCAATGGGTCATGTGCTCTCTATAGCAAAGGATCGATTATATGAATGTACTACTATGTCAAGGAAGCTGCGAGCCATGCTTCAGTTGACTGAAGAGAATGTTAATGCTCTGAAGAAGAAGAGTGCCTTCTTGATTCAGCTAGCTGCCAAAACAGTTCCAAAACCATTGCATTGCCTTCCATTGCAACTTGCAAGTGAGTATTTCATGCAAGGTCATCAAAATAAAGATTATACAAACAAAGAGAAGCTATCTGATGCTTCTCTTTACCACTATGCCATCTTTTCTGATAATGTACTAGCTACATCTGTGGTTGTCAATTCCACCGTGCTTCATGCATTAAATCCCGAGAAGCATGTTTTCCACATAGTCACTGATAAATTGAACTTTGCTGCAATGAAAATGTGGTTTATTATGACACCTCCGGCAAAAGCAACAGTTGAAGTTCAGAATATTGATGATTTTAAGTGGTTGAATTCATCTTACTGTTCCGTTATACGTCAGCTTGAATCTGCCAGGATTAAGGAATACTACTTCAAAGCAAATCATCCTTCATCTCTTTCTGCTGGGTCTGATAATCTAAAATACAGGAACCCAAAATATTTGTCTATGCTCAATCATCTCAGGTTCTACCTCCCTGAAATTTATCCAAAGTTAGACAAGATCCTCTTTCTGGATGATGATATAGTAGTTCAGAAGGATTTGACACCACTTTGGTCTATTGATCTGCGAGGAATGGTTAACGGTGCAGTGGAGACTTGTAAGGAGAGCTTTCATAGGTTTGATAAGTATCTTAATTTCTCTAATCCGAAGATCTATGAGAATTTTAATTCGGACGCTTGTGGTTGGGCATTCGGCATGAATGTTTTTGACTTGAAGGAGTGGAAAAGGCGAAATATCACTGGCATTTATCATCATTGGCAAGATCTG AATGAGGACAGAACACTCTGGAAGTTGGGGACATTACCGCCAGGATTGATCACTTTCTATAAGCTAACGTTTCCATTGGATCGGAGCTGGCATGTCTTGGGACTTGGTTATGATCCTGCTCTCAACCAAACCGCGATTGagaatgctgcagtagttcatTACAATGGAAACTACAAGCCATGGTTGAATTTAGCTATTGCTAAATACAAGTCTTACTGGTCTAAATATGTACCGTTTGATAACCCTTATCTCCAACTTTGTAACATAAGTGAATAA
- the LOC126680333 gene encoding EC protein I/II-like produces the protein MADIKPSGMACNEGCGCPVPCPGGTACRCSTMRSGAGDDHKKCGCGEHCGCNPCSCARASETVGVGKANCKCGPGCTCATCAA, from the exons ATGGCTGATATTAAACCTAGTGGTATGGCCTGTAATGAAGGGTGCGGATGCCCCGTTCCTTGCCCCGGTGGTACTGCTTGCAG GTGCTCAACCATGAGAAGTGGAGCGGGAGATGACCACAAAAAATGCGGATGCGGGGAGCATTGCGGGTGCAACCCGTGCTCGTGCGCAAGGGCGTCGGAGACAGTCGGAGTTGGGAAGGCTAATTGCAAGTGTGGTCCTGGCTGCACCTGTGCTACTTGTGCCGCTTAA